A portion of the Phycodurus eques isolate BA_2022a chromosome 3, UOR_Pequ_1.1, whole genome shotgun sequence genome contains these proteins:
- the sgsm1a gene encoding small G protein signaling modulator 1 isoform X1: protein MATIMAEAETRQKLLRTVKKEVKQIMEEAVTRKFVHEDSSHIVSLCAAVEACVLHGLKRRAAGFLRSNKIAALFMKVGKSFAPAEELCKKAQDLEQIIETKRSQSLQSQDSLRRMPRLPSLTPKAIKNLWIRTALFEKVLDKIVLFLVENSSKYYEKEAVLMDPVDGPILASLLVGPCALEYTKMKTADHFWTDPSADELVQRHRIHSAHCRQDSPTKRPALCIQKRHSSSSMDERPSPSPSARDYVESLHQNNRATLLFGKNNVLVQPKDDMEAIPGYLSLHQTADLMTLKWTPNQLMNGSVGDLDYERSVYWDYAMTIALEEIVYLHCHQQVDSGGTVVLVSQDGIQRPPLRFPKGGHLLQFLSCLENGLLPHGQLDPPLWSQRGKGKVFPKLKKRVPQGSGSTDSVSDKEEDEATDYVFRILFPNSRSEFVTPPDLMEQSSAMWHPSLRKSSCLSCSQGSLSGGSAPRGCNQERTPLKLLCDNMKYQIISRAFYGWLAYCRHLSTVRTHLSALVNHTIVSPDVPCDAYKGLTADVWRLFLQDCTTYKEQELLRLVYFGGVDPSLRKEVWPFLLGHYQFGMSETERQEVDERVRSRYQQTMREWLGCEEIVRQREKEQHAAALAKCSSGASMDSTSSKMVHHDSTVSNESRSSQSSDRQSLARLQSDSSCSTQFFTSSHPLPWSRMLPFGLFLQVFESVEEVEQIETESKSEEAKQLPKMTNGALQNGPSSPDSGHPSSRNFSVTSGLSDGSLSTEDGAAPEAAPRASAKPPQDVCLTEQDKQEKPNVTKTGARDVLEESKKSEDPKVEEAQCGGGASVDIKGSEVPDKDCMSTPGTCTEYQDHAEHRLKNEDAKKTAGVCQTEWCKMEDKSSQGETSQEVRGEAVIKNPRTIEVDKKLSLSTDTRVSRAREAYCASQKAEAEVLTESDESPSAIEMEEIPKANVSMVPWSRKARCEPLSSSEDSAPNMDSRPEGGQEKPSPEGTESILSEEPEMESLYPHFESLGGCADTAEASSQQSAAGTFSQELLDLYTLNLHRIEKDVQRCDRNYWYFTPANLEKLRNVMCSYIWRHLDIGYVQGMCDLLAPLLVILDDEAMAFSCFTELMKRMNQNFPHGGAMDTHFANMRSLIQILDSELFELMHQNGDYTHFYFCYRWFLLDFKRELVYDDVFAVWETIWAAKFASSSHFVLFIALALVEIYRDIILENNMDFTEIIKFFNEMAEHHNIKQILTLARNLVYKVQMLIENK from the exons GTGAAGCAGATTATGGAGGAAGCGGTCACCAGGAAATTTGTTCATGAAGACAGCAGCCATATTGTTTCCCTTTGTG CTGCGGTGGAGGCATGCGTTTTGCACGGGCTGAAACGTCGAGCGGCAGGCTTTCTTCGAAGCAACAAAATAGCCGCCCTGTTCATGAAGGTGGGCAAGAGCTTTGCCCCGGCTGAGGAGCTGTGCAAGAAGGCCCAGGACCTGGAGCAGATTATCGAGACCAA ACGAAGCCAAAGTTTGCAAAGCCAGGACAGCCTGCGCCGAATGCCTCGGCTTCCCAGCCTCACTCCAAAGGCCATTAAGAACCTGTGGATTAGGACAGCTCTTTTCGAGAAGGTGCTGGACAAGATTGTCCTCTTCTTGGTGGAAAACAGCAG TAAATATTACGAGAAGGAGGCTGTTCTAATGGACCCTGTAGACGGACCCATCCTTGCTTCTTTGCTGG TGGGACCTTGTGCTTTGGAGTATACGAAGATGAAGACAGCCGACCACTTCTGGACCGATCCCTCGGCTGACGAGTTGGTGCAAAGGCATCGCATCCACAGTGCTCACTGCAGGCAGGACTCGCCCACCAAGAGGCCTGCGTTGTGT ATCCAGAAGCGTCACTCCAGCAGCAGCATGGACGAGCGCCCCTCTCCCTCGCCATCAGCACGCGACTATGTCGAGTCGCTGCATCAAAACAACAGGGCGACGCTGCTGTTTGGCAAAAACAATGTGCTCGTTCAGCCA AAGGACGACATGGAGGCTATCCCAGGTTACCTCTCGCTGCATCAGACGGCTGACCTCATGACACTGAAGTGGACGCCCAATCAGCTCATGAACGGCTCTGTTGGCGACCTGGACTATGAACGAAG TGTGTACTGGGACTATGCCATGACAATCGCTCTTGAAGAGATAGTGTACTTGCACTGCCATCAACAAG TCGACAGTGGGGGGACAGTGGTGCTGGTGAGTCAAGATGGCATCCAAAGGCCTCCACTTCGCTTTCCCAAAGGAGGCCACCTGCTCCAGTTCCTCTCATGCCTGGAAAACGGTCTGCTTCCGCATGGCCAGCTGGATCCTCCTCTCTGGTCTCAGAGGGGAAAG GGAAAAGTGTTCCCGAAGCTGAAGAAGAGGGTTCCTCAAGGATCTGGTTCTACAGACTCGGTCTCAGATAAGGAGGAGGACGAGGCCACAGACTATGTCTTCCGCATCCTCTTCCCAAACAGCCGGTCAGAGTTTG TTACGCCACCAGATTTGATGGAGCAGAGCTCTGCAATGTGGCACCCCTCCCTCAGGAAGTCTTCGTGCTTGTCCTGCTCCCAGGGCAGCCTCTCCGGTGGGTCCGCGCCCAGAGGCTGCAACCAAGAGAg GACTCCTCTCAAGCTGCTATGTGACAACATGAAGTATCAGATCATCTCCAGGGCATTTTACGGCT GGTTGGCATACTGCCGTCACCTGTCCACCGTGCGCACTCACCTCTCGGCTCTCGTCAATCACACCATTGTGTCGCCCGACGTGCCGTGCGATGCGTACAAAGGACTCACTGCAGATGTGTGGCGGCTGTTCCTCCAGGACTGTACT aCTTACAAGGAGCAGGAGCTCCTTCGTTTGGTCTATTTCGGCGGCGTGGACCCTTCTCTGCGTAAGGAAGTATGGCCGTTTCTCTTGGGGCATTACCAGTTTGGAATGTCTGAAACAGAAAGGCAGGAG GTGGATGAGCGGGTGCGATCGCGCTACCAGCAGACCATGCGCGAATGGCTCGGCTGTGAGGAGATCGTTCGGCAGCGGGAGAAGGAGCAGCACGCCGCGGCCTTAGCCAAGTGCTCCTCAGGGGCGAGCATGGACAGTACAAGTTCAAAGATGGTCCATCACGACTCAACTGTCAGCAACGAG TCCCGGTCCTCCCAGAGTTCAGACAGGCAAAGTCTGGCTCGTCTGCAGAGTGACTCCAGCTGCAGCACACAG TTCTTCACATCATCCCATCCCCTCCCCTGGAGTAGAATGCTTCCTTTTGGCTTGTTCTTGCAGGTGTTTGAGTCTGTAGAAGAGGTGGAGCAGATCGAGACGGAATCCAAGAGCGAAGAAGCCAAGCAGCTGCCAAAGATGACCAACGGTGCGCTCCAGAACGGCCCGAGTTCTCCCGACTCCGGGCATCCCTCTTCCCGCAACTTCTCAGTTACTTCTGGCCTGTCGGACGGCTCGCTCAGCACAGAGGACGGCGCTGCACCTGAGGCTGCTCCGAGAGCTTCGGCCAAACCTCCTCAGGATGTATGTCTGACAGAACAGGACAAACAAGAGAAACCAAATGTGACCAAGACTGGAGCACGAGATGTACTGGAAGAATCCAAAAAATCAGAGGATCCTAAAGTAGAGGAGGCTCAGTGTGGAGGTGGTGCCTCAGTAGATATTAAAGGAAGCGAAGTGCCTGACAAAGATTGTATGTCCACGCCAGGAACATGTACAGAATACCAAGACCACGCTGAACACAGACTGAAAAACGAAGACGCAAAGAAAACTGCAGGAGTGTGTCAGACTGAATGGTGCAAAATGGAGGACAAATCCAGCCAAGGTGAGACATCACAAGAGGTGAGAGGAGAAGCTGTCATCAAAAATCCCAGAACAATTGAAGTTGACAAGAAACTGTCTTTATCAACAGACACTAGGGTGTCGAGGGCAAGAGAAGCCTACTGTGCCTCTCAGAAGGCAGAAGCTGAGGTCCTGACCGAGTCTGATGAGTCTCCCTCAGCCATAGAGATGGAGGAGATTCCCAAAGCCAATGTTTCCATGGTTCCCTGGAGCAGGAAGGCTCGCTGTGAGCCCTTGTCTTCCTCAGAGGACTCGGCCCCTAACATGGATAGCAGACCTGAGGGGGGGCAGGAAAAGCCCAGTCCAGAAGGAACTGAGTCCATATTGTCTGAGGAACCAGAGATGGAGAGCCTCTACCCTCACTTTGAGTCTCTGGGTGGATGTGCAGACACTGCAGAAGCCAGCTCGCAACAATCTGCTGCGGGCACATTCTCT CAAGAGCTTTTAGACTTGTACACGTTGAATTTGCACCGCATTGAGAAGGACGTCCAGCGTTGTGACAGGAACTACTGGTACTTCACTCCTGCAAACCTGGAAAAGCTGCGCAACGTCATGTGCAG CTACATCTGGAGGCACCTTGACATTGGATACGTTCAGGGCATGTGTGACCTGTTGGCTCCACTTCTCGTCATTCTGGATGATG AGGCCATGGCCTTTAGCTGCTTCACAGAGCTCATGAAGAGGATGAATCAAAACTTTCCGCATGGAGGAGCAATGGATACTCACTTTGCCAACATGCGCTCTCTCATCCAA ATCCTGGATTCCGAGCTATTTGAGCTGATGCACCAGAACGGAGACTACACGCACTTCTACTTCTGCTACCGCTGGTTCCTCTTAGACTTCAAGCGAG AGCTGGTCTACGATGATGTCTTTGCAGTCTGGGAAACCATCTGGGCGGCCAAGTTTGCCTCGTCCAGTCACTTTGTCCTCTTCATCGCCTTGGCGCTGGTGGAGATCTACAGGGACATCATCCTGGAAAACAACATGGACTTCACTGAAATTATCAAGTTTTTCAATG AGATGGCCGAGCATCACAACATCAAGCAGATTTTGACATTGGCAAGAAATCTGGTGTACAAGGTGCAGATGCTGATCGAGAACAAGTGA